In the genome of Synergistales bacterium, one region contains:
- a CDS encoding ABC transporter substrate-binding protein, which produces MHKALPQHAKTAATLIATVTCLLALSAAAQAWSPAPRVYDGPQVEDLYLVIYSDPDAQVLAMEQGELDIAGDITRPVDIQRLNQAETVDLSVAEGFHLFMMGWNLRAEPWDRLELRRAAACAIPRMELVRDIFQGYSVPVDSYLPPASPYFTADTKHYPYDPETAKEILKEAGWSWSDGGTLIPPGGSKPLEELELLSPASGMAPTTAELARRLAKHLRAIGLPVKVEPLDFSVMVERLNRHEFDMYLLAWVLTRDPDSLYAFYHSSMDMEGGYNLTGYHDETTDRLLEKLKFAPSPEAAEGTAFRSQKRLAEELPVLPIYSRYSIAAVGSRWQGTVVTDVVTADNQWSLLHMHTPGGTKELHWALGGEPRPLNPLAAGSALSWEVLGHLYGSLLSINPETLGDVPWLATEWDIDVTEETSTLHFTLRKGVQWHDGEPFTAEDVKSTISYLQKERIPRYWDSVRDVKEVTSNGNEVTVTLSTPSYWHLHGIGGLPVMPAHILEDVEDWKSWQPASTEHPEREDLTLLVGTGPFVFAGYKPGEFVHLRRFDGFWGRNQ; this is translated from the coding sequence ATGCACAAGGCTCTACCGCAACACGCCAAGACAGCAGCCACGCTGATCGCCACCGTCACCTGTCTCCTGGCGCTCTCCGCCGCCGCCCAGGCCTGGAGTCCCGCACCCCGGGTCTACGACGGCCCCCAGGTGGAGGACCTCTACCTGGTCATCTACAGCGACCCCGACGCCCAGGTGCTGGCCATGGAGCAGGGGGAGCTGGACATAGCCGGCGACATCACCAGGCCCGTGGACATCCAGCGGCTCAATCAGGCCGAGACGGTGGACCTCTCCGTCGCCGAGGGATTCCACCTCTTCATGATGGGCTGGAACCTCCGCGCCGAACCCTGGGACCGCCTGGAGCTGCGGCGGGCCGCGGCCTGCGCCATCCCCCGCATGGAACTGGTGCGGGATATCTTCCAGGGCTACTCCGTGCCGGTGGACAGCTACCTGCCCCCGGCGTCGCCCTACTTCACCGCCGATACAAAACACTACCCCTACGACCCTGAGACCGCCAAAGAGATCCTGAAGGAAGCTGGATGGAGCTGGTCCGACGGGGGCACGCTGATCCCGCCGGGAGGAAGCAAGCCGCTGGAGGAGCTGGAGCTCCTCTCGCCGGCGTCGGGGATGGCGCCCACCACGGCGGAGCTTGCCCGGCGGCTCGCCAAGCACCTGCGGGCCATCGGCCTGCCCGTGAAGGTGGAGCCCCTGGATTTCTCGGTGATGGTGGAACGACTCAACCGCCACGAGTTCGACATGTACCTGCTGGCCTGGGTGCTCACCCGCGACCCCGACAGCCTCTACGCTTTCTACCACTCCTCCATGGACATGGAGGGCGGCTACAATCTCACCGGCTACCACGACGAAACAACCGACAGGCTGCTGGAAAAGCTGAAGTTCGCCCCCTCGCCTGAAGCCGCGGAAGGGACGGCCTTCCGTTCGCAGAAACGCCTCGCCGAAGAGCTGCCGGTGCTGCCGATCTACTCGCGCTACTCCATCGCCGCCGTGGGGAGCAGGTGGCAGGGAACAGTGGTCACCGACGTTGTCACCGCCGACAACCAGTGGTCGCTGCTCCATATGCACACCCCCGGCGGGACGAAGGAGCTCCACTGGGCGCTCGGCGGCGAACCGCGGCCGCTGAACCCGCTGGCGGCAGGCAGCGCCCTCTCCTGGGAGGTGCTGGGCCACCTCTACGGATCACTGCTTTCCATCAACCCCGAAACTCTGGGCGACGTGCCCTGGCTGGCCACGGAGTGGGACATCGACGTGACCGAAGAGACCTCCACCCTGCACTTCACCCTCCGCAAGGGGGTGCAGTGGCACGACGGCGAGCCGTTCACCGCAGAGGACGTGAAGAGCACCATCAGCTACCTGCAGAAAGAGCGCATCCCCCGCTACTGGGACAGCGTGCGCGACGTAAAGGAAGTCACCAGCAACGGCAACGAGGTGACGGTCACGCTTTCCACACCCTCCTACTGGCATCTCCACGGCATCGGCGGACTCCCCGTCATGCCCGCCCATATCCTGGAAGACGTGGAGGACTGGAAGAGCTGGCAGCCGGCATCGACTGAACACCCCGAGAGGGAAGATCTGACGCTTCTGGTGGGCACAGGTCCCTTCGTCTTCGCCGGGTACAAGCCGGGCGAGTTCGTCCACCTCCGTCGCTTCGACGGCTTCTGGGGACGGAACCAGTAA